CGGCACGCGCCGGTCAGGCGGGGCGGGGATTCCGGATCATTGCCGGTGAAATAAAAAAGTTTTCGGAAAAAAGCGACGAATCGAACAAACTGTGCGGCGACGTAGTTAATACGATCGAAGGCGGTATGCAGCAGCTTATCGGCGTGCGCACCGCGGATATGGCGTTCGATCTCATCGATAAAATAGACCGTAACCTGTTTGAACGCAATTGCGACGTGCAGGCCTGGGCAACTTTCGGAAAAATAATTTCGGCGCTGGAATCACCGTCCGCCGCGTCGCTGCAGAGTGCGCGTGAAATATTGTCGAATCTGGTGAAGATATACGAAGTGTATCTGGACATCGTTCTGTGCGATCTGTCGGGAAAAGTCGTGTGCACCGGCGTAACGTCCGTGCTTGAAGGCACCGACGTTTCGGAACGGGAATGGTTTCGGCGTACCGTGGAAAGCGGCAAAGTGTACGTTACCGATATGTATCATTCGGCGACGCTGAACGCGCAGACCGTTGCGTACAGTTGTCCGGTGTGTTCTCTCAGCGGGCAGCTGCTCGGCGTCATTTCGACTCGGTTCAATTGGAAATTCATTTACGATATAGTGGATAAAGCCATGATCGGCCGCGACGGTGAAATTTACGTCGTAAACAAGCAGGGAACGGTTATTGCGTCTAAAAATAAAGGCGATGTCCTGAACAAATCGCTGTCGGCGCTGCCGGCTATGACCCGGCTGCAAAACGGTACCGATTACGGCTACGATATCGACGCGCAAAAAGACGGAAAACTGGCCGTGTTCGGTTTTGCCCGTACGCAGGGATACAACGCGTATCGGGGAAAAGACTGGTCTGTCATCGTCCGGGAAATATATCAGTAAACGGAGTGCCGCCGGCGGACGCGTCCGTACGGCGACCCGTTTCAGGAGGAGCACGAGATGAAAATAGAAACACAGTGTCTGCACGAAGGATACGAGCCGAAAAACGGCGAACCGCGCGTCGTGCCGATCGTGCAGAGTACGACGTATTGTTTCGATTCGACCGAGCATATCGCCCAACTGTTCGATATGCCGACGGAATACATGTATTCCCGGTTTGCCAATCCGACGTGCGACGCCGTTGAAAAGAAAATTGCGGCGCTTGAAGGCGGCAGCGGCGCGATGCTGACTTCAAGCGGACAGGCCGCTTCGCTGTGCGCCGTTTTGAACGTGTGCAAAGCCGGAGACAGTTTTATTGCGGTTTCCACGATATACGGCGGAACGGTCAATCTGTTTTCCGTTACGCTGAAAAAATTCGGCATAGAATGCGTTTGGGTGTCTCCGGACGCGACCGACGCGCAGCTGAAAAAAGCGTTCAAACGGAATACGAAAGCCGTGTTCGGTGAAACGATCGCGAACCCCGCGCTGCGCGTTTTCGATATCGAACGGTTTGCAAAGATCGCGCATGAAAAGAAAGTGCCGCTTATCGTAGACAATACGTTCGCCACGCCGGTGTTGTGCCGGCCGTTCGAGTGGGGTGCGGATATCGTGATTCATTCCACCACCAAGTACATGGACGGGCACGCGCTGCAAGTCGGCGGCGTTATCGTCGACGGCGGCACCTTCGATTGGGCGGCGAGCGGCAAGTTTCCCGAATTTACGACGCCGGATGAAAGTTATCACGGCGTCGTGTACACGCGCGATTTCGGCAATATGGCGTATATCATCAAAGCCCGTATGCAGCTGATGCGCGACTTCGGTTGTTATCAGTCGGCGCACGCCGCGTTCCTGTTGAATCTGGGACTCGAAACGCTTGCGGTGCGCATGAAGCGCTATTGTCTGAACGCTTCGATCGTCGCCGAATATTTCAAATGTTCCGACAAAATTGCGGCGGTAACGTATCCGGGGCTGCCCGAAAACGGCGATCGCGCGCTCGTACAGAAATATCTGGGCGACGGCTGCAGCGGCGTCATCACGATTTCGATAAAAGGCGGCCGCGCGGCGGCTATCCGTTTTATGGATTCGCTTAAACTGGCGTCGAACGTCGTGCACGTAGCCGATATTCGCACTTGCGTGCTGCATCCGGCTTCCGCGACGCACCGGCAGCTTACCGACGAACAGCTGGCGGCGGCCGGCATCGACGGCGGCATGATCCGGTTTTCGTGCGGACTTGAAAACGTCGAAGATATTATCGCGGATATTGAACAGGCGCTGGCAAAGGTATAAACTGTCGGTATGCTGACTAATTTTCATACTCACACGTTTTTGTGCCATCACGCGGAAGGTACCGTTTCCGATTACGTTGCCGCGGCGCAGGCCTCTGGATGCGATATGCTCGGATTTTCGGATCACTGTCCGTACCCGCGCGACGGGAACGACACCTGGCCGGGGATCCGCATGACGCCGGAAGAAGCCGTTACGTACGTTTCCGACGTACGTAACGCCGCGGCCGCTTTTCCCGTATATCTGGGATTTGAATGCGAATACGACGCGGAATACGCGTCCTGGTATGCCGATGAATTGAAAGGCCGCTTCGGTGCGGATTACCTCGTGTTGGGTGCGCATTGGGTATGCGCGGGGAACGAGCGGCTGTACATACCGGACGTGCACGACCGTGCGCTGATCCGGCAGTATTTCGATACCGTTATTGAAGGAATGCGCACGGGCTTGTATTCGTTTCTCGCGCACCCCGACCTGATTATGGCCGACGGCCGCTGCTGGGATGCCGAACTGGAATCCCATTTCAGTGAACTTATCGACGCAGCCGTCTCATGCGGACTGCCGCTTGAAGTGAACGGCGTGGGGCTCGCGCGCCGCATGGTTGCAGGTGAACGCGGTTTGCGCCATCCCTATCCGGTGGATGAGTTTTGGGAACTTGCGGCAAAAAAGAACGCCGCCGTCGTCTGCAACGCAGACGCGCACCGGCCGCAGGATGTAATCGCGAACGCCGTACTCGCACGGAATTTTGCCGCGCGGTTCGGTATTACGCCGCTGGAAACGATTTTTCCGGAATCACGGTAAACGCGGTCTATACTCACATCACGATAACGCGGCCCGCCCGTGCTCAGATTTGTTCGAAAATTTCGGGATGTTCGTGCCGTTCGCGGTCGATTTCAAGAATTTCCTTGTTCAGGAAAAATGACAGCACCGTCCGCAGAACGACGACTCCGGCGAGAATGCCGAGTTCCTGGACGCCCGGTTCGACGATCGTTTTCAAAATATCGGCGGCGATAAGCAGTTCCAATCCGAGCAGCAAATACGTACCCAGATCGGCGCGCAGTACGCGCAGCCGCTGGATATTGTATTTTCCGCGCAGTCTGAAGAACTCGTTTTTCAAAAACGCACCGGTTGCGATCAGCGTTCCGTATACGACGACGAAAATACTGATGATACTGATAATGGTTGAAAGTTCTTCCAAAAATCTCATCGTTTCTCCTTTTTGCGCGTTATGCGGAGGCGTCGGGCTGTAAACCTTCCACCATGAATTCGGCGGGTAATTTTGCCGGCCGGCCGGCGGTGGTAACGCACGC
This sequence is a window from Treponema brennaborense DSM 12168. Protein-coding genes within it:
- a CDS encoding methyl-accepting chemotaxis protein: MALKTSNKKTEMSALFQTLIQNYGSLRAALDTIYQLSQNIRLLSFNSSVEAARAGQAGRGFRIIAGEIKKFSEKSDESNKLCGDVVNTIEGGMQQLIGVRTADMAFDLIDKIDRNLFERNCDVQAWATFGKIISALESPSAASLQSAREILSNLVKIYEVYLDIVLCDLSGKVVCTGVTSVLEGTDVSEREWFRRTVESGKVYVTDMYHSATLNAQTVAYSCPVCSLSGQLLGVISTRFNWKFIYDIVDKAMIGRDGEIYVVNKQGTVIASKNKGDVLNKSLSALPAMTRLQNGTDYGYDIDAQKDGKLAVFGFARTQGYNAYRGKDWSVIVREIYQ
- a CDS encoding O-acetylhomoserine aminocarboxypropyltransferase/cysteine synthase family protein — protein: MKIETQCLHEGYEPKNGEPRVVPIVQSTTYCFDSTEHIAQLFDMPTEYMYSRFANPTCDAVEKKIAALEGGSGAMLTSSGQAASLCAVLNVCKAGDSFIAVSTIYGGTVNLFSVTLKKFGIECVWVSPDATDAQLKKAFKRNTKAVFGETIANPALRVFDIERFAKIAHEKKVPLIVDNTFATPVLCRPFEWGADIVIHSTTKYMDGHALQVGGVIVDGGTFDWAASGKFPEFTTPDESYHGVVYTRDFGNMAYIIKARMQLMRDFGCYQSAHAAFLLNLGLETLAVRMKRYCLNASIVAEYFKCSDKIAAVTYPGLPENGDRALVQKYLGDGCSGVITISIKGGRAAAIRFMDSLKLASNVVHVADIRTCVLHPASATHRQLTDEQLAAAGIDGGMIRFSCGLENVEDIIADIEQALAKV
- a CDS encoding histidinol-phosphatase; amino-acid sequence: MLTNFHTHTFLCHHAEGTVSDYVAAAQASGCDMLGFSDHCPYPRDGNDTWPGIRMTPEEAVTYVSDVRNAAAAFPVYLGFECEYDAEYASWYADELKGRFGADYLVLGAHWVCAGNERLYIPDVHDRALIRQYFDTVIEGMRTGLYSFLAHPDLIMADGRCWDAELESHFSELIDAAVSCGLPLEVNGVGLARRMVAGERGLRHPYPVDEFWELAAKKNAAVVCNADAHRPQDVIANAVLARNFAARFGITPLETIFPESR
- a CDS encoding DUF1622 domain-containing protein codes for the protein MRFLEELSTIISIISIFVVVYGTLIATGAFLKNEFFRLRGKYNIQRLRVLRADLGTYLLLGLELLIAADILKTIVEPGVQELGILAGVVVLRTVLSFFLNKEILEIDRERHEHPEIFEQI